The Acidobacteriota bacterium genome segment CTCCGCGCGACCTGCCCCTCGACACCATGGCCTTCGATGCCGCCCTCGGAGCCGCCGGGCCGGCTCTTCGTTCGGCGGGCCGGGGGGCGGTTCAGGTGGGTGCGGAGCTCGTATCGTCGCTCAGCCGGGGCGTGAGGCGAGGGTCGCGCGCCAGCCGCGCGATTCCCTTGCCGAGTCTCTCCGGTTCGACCCGCTCCACCCTGTTCGCGAGCGCGACGAGGAACATCTCCCAAGGCGGAGTCACCGCCATCGGGCGAGCCTTGCAGAAGCATGCGTCTCGGCCGGGGAGCTTCTTCCAGTCTGCAGGCGGCAACGCCGCGCAGAATGCCAAGATGGGAGCGAGTTTCCTGAAATTCCTGCTCAACAATTCGGCGAGCAAGGTGAGCTTCAAGAACCATCGGGATTTCGGTTTGATCATCAAGATCCGATTGCCCAACGGCGCAGGAGCTCAGTTCACCGAGAACGGTAAGTTCATCGGCTTATTAGAGCCCTTCAAGAAGTGAATTGGATTCCGGGGCCGAGCGAATAACATGGACCCTCGAGGGCCTTCGCGGCGCGAGCCCCGGGCCCTCGAGGACGTTCGGAGGTGCTTGAGATGAGCGATTCGTGGACCGCGGACGTGGTCAATGATCCGCAGCGCGACTTCGACTTGCAGATCGAGATTTACCGGGGCGACGATCATTGGGCGACGATTTCTCGCCAGGACTCGGGGGAGCTCCTTCTCCGGGTCTTTGCGCGGGAGACGACCACCGAAGTTCCCACCGCCTGGTTGGTCGACCTTCTCAACCGTGCGGAGGCCGACTTGCCGAAGGAGTAGGCATCGGTACGGCCTGGTGCCGCAGGTCGGGGGAGCTCCGCCGAGGGGTTTGTGAGATGACCGGAGAGAAAGACGAGAGCCTGCGGGAGCTGGTGTCGCGGCTCGGGCTGCCGGCTCGAGGATGGATCGTGGTCGATCATTGGGTGGACGACGTCTGCGCCCTCGGGATCGCTCGCCGGGATGCGCCTCGGGTGCTGGTCTACGTGTCCTCCGGCGCGACCCCGGCGGGTCGTTTCGACTATCAGTGCGAGGTCCCGAACGGTCCCGAGCCGGAGGACTTCCAGACGGTGGCGAGCGGAGAGGAGGTGGCTTTCGAGGAGCTCCTGGAGGCCCTCGAGAAGCACCTGGGCTAGCGAACGTCCGGGGTACACTCTTTCGCAGGAGGATGACCCCATGAAGACTTCTACTCGCACCTTCGTGTTCGTTCTGTTGCTCGCCGTCGGCTTACTGGCCTGCGGTGGCTCCGGCCCCGCCGAGGAGCCGGTTCGAGAAACCGAGGATCTCCGCACCAAGGCCGATCGCCTGGCCCAGGAGATGCTGATCGTCGATACCCACATCGACGTGCCGTATCGCATGACGGCGGGGCTCGAAGACATCTCCGTCGCCACCGAGAAGGGAGACTTCGACTATCCGCGCGCTCAGCAGGGTGGGCTCGATTCCCCTTTCATGTCGATTTACATCCCGGCCTCTTACCAGACCGATGGCGGCGCCAAGGATTTCGCCGACGAGCTCATCGACATGGTCGAGGGCTTCACCACCCAGTGGCCCGAGAAGTTCGCCCTCGCTGCGTCGCCGGATGCCGTCGAGGCGGTGGCGGCGGAAGGCAAGATCGCTCTGCCGATGGGGATGGAGAACGGTGCCCCGGTCGAGGGCAGTCTCGAGAACTTGCGGCACTTCTTCGAGCGCGGCATTCGCTACATCACCCTCACCCATTCGGAGAACAACCACATCTGCGACTCTTCCTACTCGGAGGAGCGCCAGTGGAATGGCCTGAGCCCCTTCGGCCGTGAGGTGGTGGCGGAGATGAACCGCCTCGGCATGATGATCGACATCTCCCATGTCTCCGACGACACCTTCTACCAGGTGATGGAGCTGTCGCAGGCGCCGGTGATCGCCTCGCACTCCTCGGCGCGGCGCTTCACGCCCGAGTTCGAGCGCAACATGAACGACGACATGATCCGATTGCTGGCGGAGAACGGCGGCGTTATCCACATCAACTTCGGCAGTGCCTTCCTGAGCGCCGAGGCGCGCGAGAAGTCGCAGGCCCTGTGGGCGGCGATGCGCACCTATGCGGAGGAGAACGGACTTTCCCGCGGCGACACCGAGCTCCAGGAGTACCTCGATCACTACCGCCAGGAGAACCCGCCGGTGTTCGCCGACATCCGTGACGTGGTGGCGCACATCGAGCACGTGGTGGGCCTGGTGGGGGTCGATCACGTCGGCCTCGGATCCGACTACGACGGCGTCGGTGATTCTTTGCCCACCGGGCTGAAAGACGTTGCGTCCTATCCCAATCTGATCTACGAGCTGCTGCAAAAGGGCTACTCGGAAGAAGACGTCGAGAAGATCCTCAGCGGCAACCTGATGCGCGTCTGGCGCCAGGTGGAGGAGACGGCGCGCTCGATGCAGGCGAGTGCCGGCTAGGGTAGAGTCTCTTCACAATCAACCGGAGGAGGCGCAGCGATGAATCGGCACCGGGAAGGCCGGACCTGGCTCTATGGTCTCGTGGGAGTTTTGTGCTGGATGTTGGCTTGGCCCGTCACCGCCCAGGAACCCTGGTCGGGAACCGCCACCGCCGGTTTCGAGGTCAAGACCCGGCGCAAGCAGGTGCTCGGCGATGCCGAGGTCGAGATGCGCTTCGCCGAGATCGAGCCCATCGCCGGCCCGCCGCCTCGCCGCACCGGCCCCGACGGCAAGGTCTCCTTCCAGGGTCTCGCCGAGGGCCGTTGGCGGGTGGACGTGCGCCGGGACGGCTATTCGTCCTACCTGATGGTGGTGCGGGTGGTGCGCGGTGCCAAGGCGATCATCGTCAGCGGTCCGATCCGCGACGCCACCGGGGCCCCGATGCGCCTCGGCGTGATCAACGTCAAGCCAGTGGCGCGGCCGGCCGAGGCGCGGCCGGCCGAGGTGCGGCCGGCACCGCGCCCGCAGCCGGTCACTCCACGCCCTGCGGTGGAGCCGACCCCGGCACCGTCGAAGCCGGCGGCGCCGCAGGTGACCGAGCCGACGCCGGCGCCCGCGGCAGCTCCGGATCCGCCGCCGGAAAAGACACCCGAGGCGAGCGCTCCGTCGCCGGTCGCTGCGGAGCCGGCCACGCCTGAGCCGTCCGCGCCTCAGCCGGCCACGCCTCAGCCGGCCACGCCGCAGCCGGCCGCGCCGCGTCCGGAGCCCACACCGGCGGTTCCTGAGCCGTCCGCGCCTCAGCCCGAGCCTGTCCAGCCGGATCCCACACCGGCGGTTCCTGAGCCTTCGCCTCAGCCGTCCGCGCCTCAGCCGTCCGCGCCTCAGCCGGCCACGCCTGAGCCGGCCGCAACGTCTCCAGATCCCGAGCCCGCCGTGACTCCCAA includes the following:
- a CDS encoding dipeptidase, producing MKTSTRTFVFVLLLAVGLLACGGSGPAEEPVRETEDLRTKADRLAQEMLIVDTHIDVPYRMTAGLEDISVATEKGDFDYPRAQQGGLDSPFMSIYIPASYQTDGGAKDFADELIDMVEGFTTQWPEKFALAASPDAVEAVAAEGKIALPMGMENGAPVEGSLENLRHFFERGIRYITLTHSENNHICDSSYSEERQWNGLSPFGREVVAEMNRLGMMIDISHVSDDTFYQVMELSQAPVIASHSSARRFTPEFERNMNDDMIRLLAENGGVIHINFGSAFLSAEAREKSQALWAAMRTYAEENGLSRGDTELQEYLDHYRQENPPVFADIRDVVAHIEHVVGLVGVDHVGLGSDYDGVGDSLPTGLKDVASYPNLIYELLQKGYSEEDVEKILSGNLMRVWRQVEETARSMQASAG